Proteins from one Oncorhynchus masou masou isolate Uvic2021 chromosome 12, UVic_Omas_1.1, whole genome shotgun sequence genomic window:
- the LOC135551020 gene encoding heterogeneous nuclear ribonucleoprotein H-like isoform X2, whose protein sequence is MADGEGFVVRIRGLPWSCAVDEVARFFSDCKVANNGTSIHFTYTREGRPSGEAFVELESEDDLKIAVKKDRETLGHRYVEVFKSNNVEMDWVMKHTGPNSPETEGDGLVRLRGLPFGCSKEEIVQFFLGLEIVPNGITLPMDFQGRSTGEAFVQFASQDIAEKALKKHKERIGHRYIEIFKSSNAEVRTNYEPPRKTMAGMQRPGPYDRPGGGGGRGYNGMSRGGSFDRMRRGGYGGGSDRYSDSGSSFQSTTGHCVHMRGLPYRATETDIYSFFSPLNPVRVHIEVGPDGRVTGEADVEFATHEDAVAAMSKDKANMQHRYVELFLNSTAGGSNGGYGGQMMGAMANQSSYGGSQQMSTGYTGGYSSQSGMGGYNDYSNQSGMSSSYYGSSRGSVGMNGSMGAGWGM, encoded by the exons ATGGCAGATGGAGAGGGATTTGTGGTGCGTATTCGTGGCCTTCCCTGGTCTTGCGCTGTGGATGAAGTGGCAAGATTTTTCTCTG ATTGTAAAGTTGCAAACAATGGGACAAGCATCCATTTCACCTACACTCGTGAGGGTAGGCCTAGCGGCGAGGCCTTCGTAGAGCTGGAGTCAGAGGACGACCTCAAGATTGCTGTCAAGAAAGACCGAGAGACCCTGGGTCACCGCTATGTGGAAG TATTCAAGTCGAACAACGTGGAAATGGACTGGGTCATGAAGCACACCGGTCCAAACAGCCCAGAGACTGAGGGGGACGGGCTTGTGCGGCTGCGTGGCCTTCCCTTCGGCTGTAGCAAAGAGGAGATTGTCCAGTTCTTCTTAG GGTTGGAAATCGTGCCAAATGGGATAACATTGCCGATGGACTTCCAGGGGAGGAGTACGGGGGAGGCCTTCGTGCAGTTTGCTTCACAGGATATAGCTGAAAAGGCTCTAAAGAAACACAAGGAAAGAATAGGGCACAG GTATATTGAGATATTCAAGAGCAGCAATGCAGAGGTGCGGACAAACTACGAGCCCCCACGCAAAACCATGGCCGGCATGCAGAGACCAGGCCCCTACGACCGGCCCGGTGGTGGAGGCGGCCGTGGCTACAACGGCATGAGTCGAGGAGGCTCTTTCGACAGGATGCGTCGTGGGGGCTACGGTGGAG GTTCAGATCGTTATAGTGACAGTGGTTCAAGTTTTCAGAGTACGACCGGACACTGCGTGCACATGAGGGGTCTTCCTTACCGGGCAACAGAGACTGACATCTACAGT TTTTTCTCTCCGCTGAACCCAGTGCGTGTGCACATCGAGGTCGGGCCAGACGGGAGGGTGACTGGGGAGGCTGACGTGGAATTTGCAACGCATGAGGATGCTGTGGCCGCCATGTCGAAGGATAAAGCCAACATGC AGCACCGTTATGTTGAGTTGTTCCTCAACTCGACAGCAGGGGGCAGCAATGGTGGCTATGGTGGACAGATGATGGGGGCTATGG CCAACCAATCTTCCTATGGAGGAAGCCAACAGATGAGTACTGGTTATACAGGTGGTTACAGCAGCCAGTCCGGCATGGGGGGGTACAATGATTACA GTAATCAGAGCGGGATGAGCAGCAGTTACTATGGCAGCAGCCGTGGCTCCGTGGGCATGAATGGCAGCATGGGAGCGGGATGGGGCATGTAG
- the LOC135551020 gene encoding heterogeneous nuclear ribonucleoprotein H-like isoform X3: MADGEGFVVRIRGLPWSCAVDEVARFFSDCKVANNGTSIHFTYTREGRPSGEAFVELESEDDLKIAVKKDRETLGHRYVEVFKSNNVEMDWVMKHTGPNSPETEGDGLVRLRGLPFGCSKEEIVQFFLGLEIVPNGITLPMDFQGRSTGEAFVQFASQDIAEKALKKHKERIGHRYIEIFKSSNAEVRTNYEPPRKTMAGMQRPGPYDRPGGGGGRGYNGMSRGGSFDRMRRGGYGGGEAGSDRYSDSGSSFQSTTGHCVHMRGLPYRATETDIYSFFSPLNPVRVHIEVGPDGRVTGEADVEFATHEDAVAAMSKDKANMQHRYVELFLNSTAGGSNGGYGGQMMGAMANQSSYGGSQQMSTGYTGGYSSQSGMGGYNDYIR; this comes from the exons ATGGCAGATGGAGAGGGATTTGTGGTGCGTATTCGTGGCCTTCCCTGGTCTTGCGCTGTGGATGAAGTGGCAAGATTTTTCTCTG ATTGTAAAGTTGCAAACAATGGGACAAGCATCCATTTCACCTACACTCGTGAGGGTAGGCCTAGCGGCGAGGCCTTCGTAGAGCTGGAGTCAGAGGACGACCTCAAGATTGCTGTCAAGAAAGACCGAGAGACCCTGGGTCACCGCTATGTGGAAG TATTCAAGTCGAACAACGTGGAAATGGACTGGGTCATGAAGCACACCGGTCCAAACAGCCCAGAGACTGAGGGGGACGGGCTTGTGCGGCTGCGTGGCCTTCCCTTCGGCTGTAGCAAAGAGGAGATTGTCCAGTTCTTCTTAG GGTTGGAAATCGTGCCAAATGGGATAACATTGCCGATGGACTTCCAGGGGAGGAGTACGGGGGAGGCCTTCGTGCAGTTTGCTTCACAGGATATAGCTGAAAAGGCTCTAAAGAAACACAAGGAAAGAATAGGGCACAG GTATATTGAGATATTCAAGAGCAGCAATGCAGAGGTGCGGACAAACTACGAGCCCCCACGCAAAACCATGGCCGGCATGCAGAGACCAGGCCCCTACGACCGGCCCGGTGGTGGAGGCGGCCGTGGCTACAACGGCATGAGTCGAGGAGGCTCTTTCGACAGGATGCGTCGTGGGGGCTACGGTGGAGGTGAGGCTG GTTCAGATCGTTATAGTGACAGTGGTTCAAGTTTTCAGAGTACGACCGGACACTGCGTGCACATGAGGGGTCTTCCTTACCGGGCAACAGAGACTGACATCTACAGT TTTTTCTCTCCGCTGAACCCAGTGCGTGTGCACATCGAGGTCGGGCCAGACGGGAGGGTGACTGGGGAGGCTGACGTGGAATTTGCAACGCATGAGGATGCTGTGGCCGCCATGTCGAAGGATAAAGCCAACATGC AGCACCGTTATGTTGAGTTGTTCCTCAACTCGACAGCAGGGGGCAGCAATGGTGGCTATGGTGGACAGATGATGGGGGCTATGG CCAACCAATCTTCCTATGGAGGAAGCCAACAGATGAGTACTGGTTATACAGGTGGTTACAGCAGCCAGTCCGGCATGGGGGGGTACAATGATTACA TTAGGTAA
- the LOC135551020 gene encoding heterogeneous nuclear ribonucleoprotein H-like isoform X1 gives MADGEGFVVRIRGLPWSCAVDEVARFFSDCKVANNGTSIHFTYTREGRPSGEAFVELESEDDLKIAVKKDRETLGHRYVEVFKSNNVEMDWVMKHTGPNSPETEGDGLVRLRGLPFGCSKEEIVQFFLGLEIVPNGITLPMDFQGRSTGEAFVQFASQDIAEKALKKHKERIGHRYIEIFKSSNAEVRTNYEPPRKTMAGMQRPGPYDRPGGGGGRGYNGMSRGGSFDRMRRGGYGGGEAGSDRYSDSGSSFQSTTGHCVHMRGLPYRATETDIYSFFSPLNPVRVHIEVGPDGRVTGEADVEFATHEDAVAAMSKDKANMQHRYVELFLNSTAGGSNGGYGGQMMGAMANQSSYGGSQQMSTGYTGGYSSQSGMGGYNDYSNQSGMSSSYYGSSRGSVGMNGSMGAGWGM, from the exons ATGGCAGATGGAGAGGGATTTGTGGTGCGTATTCGTGGCCTTCCCTGGTCTTGCGCTGTGGATGAAGTGGCAAGATTTTTCTCTG ATTGTAAAGTTGCAAACAATGGGACAAGCATCCATTTCACCTACACTCGTGAGGGTAGGCCTAGCGGCGAGGCCTTCGTAGAGCTGGAGTCAGAGGACGACCTCAAGATTGCTGTCAAGAAAGACCGAGAGACCCTGGGTCACCGCTATGTGGAAG TATTCAAGTCGAACAACGTGGAAATGGACTGGGTCATGAAGCACACCGGTCCAAACAGCCCAGAGACTGAGGGGGACGGGCTTGTGCGGCTGCGTGGCCTTCCCTTCGGCTGTAGCAAAGAGGAGATTGTCCAGTTCTTCTTAG GGTTGGAAATCGTGCCAAATGGGATAACATTGCCGATGGACTTCCAGGGGAGGAGTACGGGGGAGGCCTTCGTGCAGTTTGCTTCACAGGATATAGCTGAAAAGGCTCTAAAGAAACACAAGGAAAGAATAGGGCACAG GTATATTGAGATATTCAAGAGCAGCAATGCAGAGGTGCGGACAAACTACGAGCCCCCACGCAAAACCATGGCCGGCATGCAGAGACCAGGCCCCTACGACCGGCCCGGTGGTGGAGGCGGCCGTGGCTACAACGGCATGAGTCGAGGAGGCTCTTTCGACAGGATGCGTCGTGGGGGCTACGGTGGAGGTGAGGCTG GTTCAGATCGTTATAGTGACAGTGGTTCAAGTTTTCAGAGTACGACCGGACACTGCGTGCACATGAGGGGTCTTCCTTACCGGGCAACAGAGACTGACATCTACAGT TTTTTCTCTCCGCTGAACCCAGTGCGTGTGCACATCGAGGTCGGGCCAGACGGGAGGGTGACTGGGGAGGCTGACGTGGAATTTGCAACGCATGAGGATGCTGTGGCCGCCATGTCGAAGGATAAAGCCAACATGC AGCACCGTTATGTTGAGTTGTTCCTCAACTCGACAGCAGGGGGCAGCAATGGTGGCTATGGTGGACAGATGATGGGGGCTATGG CCAACCAATCTTCCTATGGAGGAAGCCAACAGATGAGTACTGGTTATACAGGTGGTTACAGCAGCCAGTCCGGCATGGGGGGGTACAATGATTACA GTAATCAGAGCGGGATGAGCAGCAGTTACTATGGCAGCAGCCGTGGCTCCGTGGGCATGAATGGCAGCATGGGAGCGGGATGGGGCATGTAG
- the zgc:110540 gene encoding deoxynucleoside kinase yields the protein MATPPKRICSSPSFDNSFEKRTKKISIEGNIAAGKSTLVHILEKSSEEWEVIPEPIGKWCNVQNTDNEYEELSTSQKSGGNLLQMLYDKPSRWSYTFQSYACLSRVRAQLQPPSAKLQQAEKPVQFFERSVYSDRYIFASNLFESGDMNETEWAIYQDWHGWLLSQFETQIELDAMIYLRADPQRCMQRLHSRGREEEQGIPIEYLEQLHYKHECWLYHRSTQLDFEYLKDIPILVLDVNDDFKNDRIKQEAVLDKVREFLSML from the exons ATGGCAACACCTCCTAAGAGAATATGTTCAAGTCCAAGTTTTGACAACAGTTTTGAGAAAAGAACTAAGAAGATATCCATTGAAGGAAACATTG CTGCAGGGAAGTCTACACTTGTGCACATTTTAGAAAAGTCTTCAGAAGAATGGGAGGTCATACCGGAGCCCATTGGGAAGTGGTGCAACGTTCAAAACACTGACAATGAGTATGAG GAGCTCAGCAcatctcagaagagtggaggcaacCTGCTGCAGATGTTGTATGACAAACCTAGCCGCTGGTCTTACACATTCCAGAGTTACGCCTGTCTGAGTCGTGTGCGCGCTCAGCTGCAGCCCCCTTCTGCAAAGTTGCAACAGGCAGAGAAACCTGTCCAGTTCTTTGAGCGCTCTGTTTACAGTGACCG GTATATATTTGCCTCCAACCTCTTTGAATCTGGGGACATGAATGAGACTGAATGGGCCATTTACCAAGACTGGCACGGTTGGCTGCTCTCTCAGTTTGAGACTCAAATCGAGCTGGATGCCATGATCTACCTTCGGGCTGACCCACAG AGATGTATGCAGAGGCTGCACAGCCGAGGACGGGAGGAGGAACAAGGAATTCCAATTGAATATCTGGAGCAGCTGCACTATAAGCACGAGTGCTGGCTGTACCACCGTAGTACTCA ACTTGATTTTGAGTACCTGAAAGATATCCCTATCCTGGTCCTGGATGTAAATGACGACTTCAAGAATGATCGAATTAAGCAGGAAGCTGTGCTGGACAAG GTCAGAGAATTCCTCAGCATGCTGTGA